One window from the genome of Thalassospira xiamenensis M-5 = DSM 17429 encodes:
- the nuoG gene encoding NADH-quinone oxidoreductase subunit NuoG → MPKLTVDGIEVEVEAGATVLQACEEAGKEIPRFCYHERLSIAGNCRMCLVEMERAPKPVASCAMPAADGMVIKTDSDLVKKARNGVMEFLLINHPLDCPICDQGGECDLQDQAMAYGFDASRYAEKKRAVKDKELGPIVKTIMTRCIHCTRCVRFSEEVAGVGTMGAVYRGEDTEVGPYIEASINSELSGNLVDLCPVGALTSKPYAFTARPWELKKTDSIDVMDAVGSNIRIDSRSAEVMRVLPRTNDDVNEEWISDKTRYAIDGLKRQRLDRPYVRVDGKLKAASWDEAFAAIKAKVSELDGKKIAAIAGDTVDCESMTALKDLMGTLGSPNLDCRQDGSKIGGPRASYIFNTTISGIDDADACLIVGANIRAEAPIINSRLRKRWRATAGDFKVGIIGESWDPTYKHDYLGAGAETLSAVLDGKNDFAKVLKAAEKPMIIVGMGALNREDSDAVLATVRAIAEKYGMVSGDWNGFNVLHTAASRVGGLDLGFVPGEGGLATNDILDAAAKGDVEVVYLLGADEIDMSKLEKAFVVYQGAMGDAGAQAADVILPGAAYTEKNGTYVNTEGRAQQGWRAVFPVGEAKEDWAIVRALSGALGQALPYDNIDAVRSRMVELSATFASLNAVTKAEWTDFGKAGDMKSDGFISPVRNFYMTDPISRASVTMAKCTEAFVKDAAAEKVA, encoded by the coding sequence ATGCCGAAACTGACAGTTGACGGTATTGAAGTTGAAGTAGAAGCCGGGGCGACAGTCCTTCAGGCCTGTGAAGAGGCCGGGAAGGAGATTCCGCGTTTCTGCTATCACGAGCGCCTGTCAATCGCCGGCAACTGCCGTATGTGTCTGGTTGAAATGGAACGCGCACCCAAGCCGGTCGCGTCCTGTGCCATGCCTGCGGCAGATGGAATGGTGATCAAGACGGATTCCGATCTGGTCAAGAAAGCCCGCAATGGCGTGATGGAATTCCTGCTGATCAACCATCCGCTGGATTGCCCGATCTGTGACCAGGGCGGTGAATGTGACCTTCAGGACCAGGCGATGGCCTATGGTTTTGACGCGTCGCGTTATGCCGAGAAAAAGCGTGCGGTGAAGGACAAGGAACTGGGGCCGATTGTCAAAACGATCATGACCCGTTGCATTCATTGCACCCGTTGCGTCCGTTTTTCCGAGGAAGTCGCCGGTGTCGGCACCATGGGTGCGGTTTACCGCGGCGAGGATACCGAGGTCGGACCGTATATCGAAGCATCGATCAATTCCGAACTTTCGGGGAATCTGGTCGATCTTTGCCCGGTTGGCGCACTGACATCGAAACCCTATGCGTTTACCGCGCGTCCGTGGGAATTGAAAAAAACCGACAGCATCGACGTGATGGATGCGGTCGGATCGAACATCCGTATCGATTCCCGCAGTGCCGAAGTCATGCGCGTTCTGCCGCGTACCAATGACGATGTGAACGAAGAATGGATTTCGGACAAAACCCGTTATGCGATTGACGGCCTGAAACGCCAGCGTCTGGATCGTCCGTATGTGCGTGTTGATGGCAAGCTGAAAGCGGCCAGCTGGGACGAGGCGTTTGCCGCGATCAAGGCAAAGGTTTCCGAGCTTGATGGCAAGAAGATTGCCGCAATCGCCGGTGATACGGTCGATTGTGAATCGATGACTGCGTTAAAGGATCTGATGGGGACCCTTGGGTCGCCGAACCTTGATTGCCGTCAGGACGGTTCGAAAATTGGCGGTCCGCGTGCGTCCTATATCTTTAACACCACGATTTCGGGCATTGATGATGCCGATGCCTGCCTGATCGTTGGTGCGAATATCCGTGCCGAAGCGCCGATCATCAATTCGCGTCTGCGCAAGCGCTGGCGTGCGACGGCCGGTGATTTCAAGGTTGGCATCATCGGCGAAAGCTGGGACCCGACCTATAAGCACGACTATCTTGGTGCCGGTGCGGAAACGCTTTCTGCGGTGCTGGATGGCAAAAACGATTTCGCCAAGGTGCTGAAAGCCGCCGAAAAGCCGATGATCATCGTTGGCATGGGCGCGCTTAACCGTGAGGACAGCGATGCGGTTCTGGCGACCGTCCGGGCGATTGCCGAAAAATACGGCATGGTTTCGGGCGACTGGAACGGTTTCAACGTTCTGCACACCGCCGCATCGCGCGTCGGTGGCCTTGATCTGGGCTTTGTCCCGGGCGAGGGCGGTCTTGCGACCAATGACATCCTTGATGCCGCGGCAAAAGGCGATGTCGAGGTTGTTTACCTTCTGGGTGCCGATGAAATCGACATGTCGAAACTTGAGAAGGCCTTTGTGGTCTATCAGGGGGCGATGGGCGATGCCGGTGCGCAGGCTGCCGACGTGATCCTGCCCGGTGCTGCCTATACCGAAAAGAACGGTACCTACGTCAATACCGAAGGCCGCGCCCAGCAGGGCTGGCGCGCTGTTTTCCCGGTTGGCGAGGCCAAGGAAGACTGGGCGATTGTCCGTGCGCTTTCGGGCGCACTTGGTCAGGCCCTGCCGTATGACAACATTGATGCCGTGCGTTCGCGCATGGTTGAACTCAGCGCGACTTTCGCCTCGCTGAATGCTGTCACCAAGGCAGAGTGGACCGATTTCGGCAAGGCAGGCGATATGAAGTCTGATGGCTTTATCTCGCCGGTTCGCAATTTCTATATGACCGACCCGATCAGCCGTGCATCGGTGACGATGGCCAAATGTACAGAGGCCTTTGTCAAGGATGCGGCTGCCGAGAAGGTTGCCTGA
- the nuoF gene encoding NADH-quinone oxidoreductase subunit NuoF — translation MLQDKDRIFTNLYGFQDFGLKAAQARGNWDGTKALIEKGRDWIINEMKASGLRGRGGAGFPTGLKWSFMPKESDGRPSYLVVNADEGEPGTCKDREIMRNDPHTLIEGCLLASFAMNAHAGYIYIRGEFYHEASNLQRAIDEAYEAGLLGKNACGSGWDYDLYLHLGAGAYICGEETALIESLEGKKGQPRLKPPFPANAGLYGCPTTVNNVESIAVVPEILRRGGSWFTSFGRENNHGTKLFAISGHVEKPCTVEEAMSIPLRELIEKHCGGVRGGWDNLLAVIPGGSSVPLMTKDICDDVLMDFDALREVGSGLGTAAVIVMDKSTDIVYAIARLSEFYQHESCGQCTPCREGTGWMARIMARMVRGQATLDEIDLLWDVTKQVEGHTICALGDAAAWPIQGLIRRFRPEMERRIKEYRARIAA, via the coding sequence ATGTTGCAGGATAAGGATCGTATCTTTACCAACCTGTACGGTTTTCAGGACTTCGGTCTTAAGGCGGCACAGGCACGTGGCAACTGGGACGGCACCAAGGCCCTGATTGAAAAAGGGCGCGACTGGATCATCAACGAGATGAAGGCATCCGGTCTGCGTGGTCGCGGGGGCGCTGGCTTCCCGACCGGCCTGAAATGGTCGTTCATGCCCAAGGAATCTGATGGTCGTCCGAGCTATCTCGTGGTCAATGCCGACGAGGGCGAGCCTGGCACCTGCAAAGACCGCGAGATCATGCGCAATGATCCGCATACCCTGATTGAAGGCTGCCTTCTGGCAAGCTTCGCGATGAATGCCCATGCCGGATATATCTATATCCGTGGGGAATTCTATCACGAGGCATCGAACCTTCAGCGTGCAATCGATGAAGCCTATGAAGCGGGTCTGCTTGGCAAGAATGCCTGCGGTTCCGGCTGGGATTACGACCTTTATCTGCATCTTGGTGCAGGGGCGTATATCTGTGGCGAGGAAACCGCTCTGATCGAAAGCCTTGAGGGCAAGAAAGGCCAGCCGCGTCTGAAGCCGCCATTCCCGGCCAATGCCGGTCTGTATGGCTGCCCGACGACGGTGAACAATGTCGAATCGATTGCCGTGGTGCCGGAAATCCTGCGCCGTGGCGGTTCATGGTTCACCAGCTTTGGCCGTGAAAACAACCACGGTACCAAGCTGTTTGCGATTTCCGGCCATGTCGAAAAGCCGTGCACGGTCGAAGAAGCCATGAGCATCCCGCTGCGTGAGCTGATCGAAAAGCATTGCGGCGGCGTTCGTGGCGGCTGGGACAATCTTTTGGCGGTCATTCCGGGCGGTTCGTCCGTTCCGCTGATGACCAAAGACATTTGCGACGATGTGCTGATGGATTTCGATGCCCTGCGTGAAGTGGGATCGGGCCTTGGTACGGCAGCGGTGATCGTGATGGATAAGTCCACCGACATCGTTTACGCCATCGCGCGTCTGTCGGAATTCTATCAGCATGAAAGCTGTGGCCAGTGTACGCCGTGCCGTGAAGGCACGGGCTGGATGGCGCGCATCATGGCGCGCATGGTCCGGGGACAGGCCACGCTAGATGAAATTGATCTGTTGTGGGATGTGACCAAACAGGTCGAAGGCCACACCATTTGTGCGCTTGGCGATGCAGCTGCATGGCCGATCCAGGGTCTGATCCGTCGCTTCCGTCCCGAAATGGAACGGCGGATCAAGGAATATCGCGCACGGATCGCGGCCTGA
- the nuoE gene encoding NADH-quinone oxidoreductase subunit NuoE: MSHLRRPAPRELQPVSFAFSPENMERAKKIIAKYPEGRQQSAVMPLLDLAQRQTDGNWVPTVAMDYIADMLEMPAIRVYEVATFYTMYNLAPVGKNFIQVCTTTPCWLRGSADVVDTCKKELGIGIGETTEDGQFTLIEVECLGACVNAPMMQINDDYYEDLTADSTKSILDALKKGEKPKAGPQIGRRGCEPIGGPKVLKAFCGCGAADQSADASEGEA, translated from the coding sequence ATGAGCCATTTGAGAAGACCAGCTCCGAGAGAGCTTCAGCCTGTCAGCTTTGCGTTTTCCCCGGAAAACATGGAGCGGGCAAAAAAGATTATCGCCAAGTATCCGGAAGGCCGCCAGCAAAGTGCGGTCATGCCGCTGCTTGATCTGGCACAGCGTCAGACCGATGGTAACTGGGTTCCGACTGTTGCAATGGATTACATTGCCGACATGCTCGAAATGCCGGCCATTCGCGTCTATGAGGTGGCGACCTTCTATACGATGTATAACCTTGCCCCGGTGGGTAAGAATTTCATCCAGGTATGCACCACGACGCCGTGCTGGTTGCGCGGTTCGGCCGATGTTGTCGATACCTGCAAAAAGGAACTGGGCATTGGAATCGGTGAAACCACCGAAGACGGCCAGTTTACCCTGATCGAGGTTGAATGCCTTGGCGCGTGCGTTAACGCACCGATGATGCAGATTAACGACGATTATTACGAAGACCTGACTGCCGATAGCACCAAGTCGATCCTTGATGCCCTGAAAAAGGGTGAAAAGCCGAAAGCCGGTCCGCAGATCGGTCGTCGCGGCTGCGAGCCGATTGGTGGACCCAAGGTTCTGAAGGCATTCTGTGGCTGCGGCGCTGCCGATCAGTCTGCTGATGCAAGCGAAGGGGAGGCCTGA
- a CDS encoding NADH-quinone oxidoreductase subunit D, protein MSEQKIKNMTMNFGPQHPAAHGVLRLVLEMDGEVIERADPHIGLLHRGTEKLIEYKTYIQATPYFDRLDYVAPMNQEHAYCLAIEKLMGVEVPKRAQYIRVLYAEMGRILNHLLNLTAFALDVGAMTPLLWGFEEREKLMEFYERACGARLHANYFRPGGVAADLPAGLLADIDAWCDQFPKFVKDFDRILTGNRIFKQRTVDIGIVSPEEALDWAFTGPNIRASGMAWDLRKSQPYDSYEDFDFDIPIGKNGDCYDRFLVRFEEMNQSLRIMKQAIKEMPDGAVIVENNKVAPPSRSEMKRSMEALIHHFKLFTEGFHVPAGECYAAVEAPKGEFGVYLISDGSNRPYRCKIRAPGFPHLQGIDFMSKGHMLADVVANIGSLDIVFGEIDR, encoded by the coding sequence ATGTCGGAACAGAAAATCAAAAACATGACCATGAACTTCGGCCCGCAGCACCCTGCGGCGCACGGCGTTCTGCGTCTGGTTCTTGAAATGGACGGCGAGGTTATCGAACGCGCCGATCCGCATATCGGCCTTCTGCACCGCGGTACGGAAAAGCTGATCGAATATAAAACCTATATTCAGGCGACGCCGTATTTCGACCGTCTCGACTATGTCGCGCCGATGAACCAGGAACATGCCTATTGCCTGGCCATCGAGAAGCTGATGGGTGTCGAGGTGCCGAAACGCGCCCAGTATATCCGCGTCCTGTACGCGGAAATGGGTCGTATCCTGAACCATCTTCTGAACCTGACCGCCTTTGCGCTTGACGTTGGTGCGATGACCCCGCTGCTGTGGGGCTTCGAGGAACGTGAAAAGCTCATGGAATTCTATGAGCGTGCGTGCGGTGCCCGTCTTCATGCCAACTATTTCCGTCCGGGCGGCGTTGCTGCCGATCTTCCGGCCGGGTTGCTGGCCGATATTGATGCCTGGTGCGATCAGTTCCCGAAATTCGTCAAGGATTTCGACCGCATCCTGACCGGCAACCGTATCTTCAAGCAGCGTACGGTTGATATCGGGATCGTTTCGCCCGAAGAGGCGCTGGACTGGGCCTTTACCGGGCCGAACATCCGCGCATCGGGGATGGCGTGGGATCTGCGGAAATCGCAGCCCTATGATTCGTACGAAGATTTCGATTTCGATATTCCCATCGGCAAAAACGGCGACTGCTATGATCGCTTCCTGGTGCGTTTCGAAGAAATGAACCAGTCGCTTCGGATCATGAAGCAGGCCATTAAAGAAATGCCTGATGGTGCTGTTATCGTTGAAAATAACAAAGTGGCGCCGCCGTCGCGTTCAGAAATGAAACGCTCGATGGAAGCCCTGATCCATCACTTCAAACTCTTTACCGAAGGGTTCCACGTTCCGGCTGGCGAATGCTATGCCGCGGTCGAGGCCCCGAAGGGCGAGTTTGGCGTGTATCTCATTTCGGATGGCTCGAACCGTCCGTATCGCTGCAAAATTCGCGCACCCGGGTTCCCGCACCTTCAGGGCATCGACTTCATGTCCAAAGGCCACATGCTGGCCGACGTCGTTGCCAATATCGGGTCGCTTGATATCGTGTTCGGTGAGATTGACCGATGA
- a CDS encoding NADH-quinone oxidoreductase subunit C produces the protein MSEVLSDNSAALKDLKDLVVSQFADKVLETQYRYGELTIAVKRDAILKVLTFLRDDAGCLFKQLVDICGVDYPERAQRFDVVYHLLSLKHNLRVRVKVSTDEETPVPSAVSVYSAANWFERETWDLFGIFFDNHPDPRRILTDYGFEGHPLRKDFPLTGYVEVRYDDEQKRVVYEPVKLVQDFRNFDFESPWEGIQHVLPGDEKAEGKA, from the coding sequence ATGAGCGAAGTGCTCAGCGATAACAGCGCCGCGCTGAAAGATCTTAAAGATCTAGTGGTGTCCCAGTTTGCCGACAAGGTTCTGGAAACCCAGTACCGTTATGGCGAACTGACCATCGCGGTCAAACGCGATGCTATTCTTAAAGTTCTGACATTCCTTCGCGATGATGCGGGCTGTCTGTTCAAGCAGCTTGTTGACATTTGCGGGGTTGATTATCCCGAACGCGCCCAGCGTTTCGACGTCGTGTATCACCTGCTGTCGCTCAAGCATAACCTGCGTGTGCGCGTCAAGGTCAGCACCGACGAAGAAACCCCGGTGCCAAGTGCCGTTTCCGTTTACAGCGCCGCCAACTGGTTCGAGCGCGAAACGTGGGATCTGTTCGGCATCTTCTTTGATAATCACCCGGACCCGCGCCGTATCCTGACGGATTACGGTTTCGAAGGTCATCCGCTTCGCAAGGATTTCCCGCTGACCGGTTATGTCGAGGTTCGCTATGACGACGAGCAGAAGCGCGTTGTCTACGAGCCGGTGAAACTGGTTCAGGATTTCCGTAACTTTGATTTCGAAAGCCCGTGGGAAGGCATCCAGCATGTTCTCCCCGGCGATGAAAAGGCGGAGGGCAAGGCCTGA
- a CDS encoding NuoB/complex I 20 kDa subunit family protein: protein MGVSTNTGAPLAPGQDQDTLLKGVFDEMNDKGFVLANLDKLASWASTGSLWPMTFGLACCAVEMMHAAASRYDLDRYGLVFRPSPRQSDVMIVAGTLTNKMAPALRKVYDQMAEPRWVISMGSCANGGGYYHYSYSVVRGCDRVVPVDVYVPGCPPTAEALIYGVMQLQKKIRRTGVLTR from the coding sequence ATGGGAGTGAGCACCAATACAGGCGCACCCCTGGCACCCGGTCAGGATCAGGATACCCTGCTTAAAGGCGTGTTCGACGAGATGAATGACAAGGGCTTTGTCCTTGCCAATCTCGACAAGCTGGCAAGCTGGGCGAGCACCGGTTCGCTGTGGCCGATGACGTTCGGTCTGGCCTGCTGTGCTGTGGAAATGATGCATGCCGCCGCATCGCGTTACGACCTTGACCGTTATGGTCTTGTGTTCCGTCCGAGCCCGCGTCAGTCCGACGTGATGATCGTTGCGGGGACGCTGACCAACAAAATGGCCCCCGCATTGCGCAAGGTTTACGACCAGATGGCCGAGCCGCGCTGGGTGATTTCGATGGGCTCGTGCGCGAATGGTGGTGGGTATTATCACTATTCCTATTCGGTGGTGCGCGGTTGTGATCGCGTTGTGCCGGTGGACGTATATGTTCCCGGGTGCCCGCCGACAGCCGAAGCGCTGATTTACGGCGTGATGCAGTTGCAAAAGAAAATCCGCCGTACCGGTGTCCTGACACGCTGA
- a CDS encoding NADH-quinone oxidoreductase subunit A — protein sequence MQELLSEYLPILIFIGIAVGLSAVIVIASLVLAKQAPDVEKLSAYECGFAPFEDARIKFDVRFYLVAILFIIFDLEVAFLFPWAVTLGDIGTFGFFSMVIFLAVLTVGFVYEWKKGALEWE from the coding sequence ATGCAAGAGCTTCTTTCGGAATATCTTCCGATCCTGATTTTCATCGGGATCGCCGTCGGTCTCTCGGCGGTTATCGTCATCGCGTCGCTGGTTCTGGCCAAGCAGGCTCCTGATGTTGAAAAACTGTCCGCATACGAATGCGGATTTGCGCCGTTTGAGGACGCGCGCATCAAGTTTGACGTCAGGTTCTATCTGGTCGCCATCTTGTTCATCATTTTCGATCTCGAAGTTGCGTTCCTGTTCCCGTGGGCTGTGACCCTTGGTGACATTGGCACCTTCGGTTTCTTTTCTATGGTGATTTTCCTGGCTGTGCTGACGGTCGGATTTGTCTATGAATGGAAGAAGGGAGCTTTGGAATGGGAGTGA
- the fliG gene encoding flagellar motor switch protein FliG, which produces MGRVKEEYRSLSGPEKAAILMLALGEEHATKMFSMMDDEEIKEISQTMSGLGTISSNIVERLFVEFADQLSSTGSLVGSFDTTERLLSKVLPEDRVNGIMEEIRGPAGRTMWDKLNNVNEAVLANYLKNEYPQTVGVVLSKLKSSHSAAVLSLLPENFSMEVIMRMLRMEAVQKEVLDNIEKTLRTEFMSNLARGSRGDNHELMADIFNSLDRQSQDRFLTALEERNRDSAEKIKALMFTFEDLARLDNNGVQTLLRQVEKDKLALALKGSTDAMRDLFFKNMSERAGKMMREDMEALGPVRLSDVEESQMMIVQLAKELAAQGQIVISEGSGEDEMVF; this is translated from the coding sequence GTGGGGCGCGTTAAAGAAGAATACAGGTCATTGTCCGGACCGGAAAAAGCCGCGATTCTGATGCTGGCACTTGGTGAAGAACACGCCACGAAAATGTTCAGCATGATGGATGACGAGGAAATCAAAGAGATTTCCCAGACCATGTCGGGCCTTGGCACCATCAGTTCGAACATCGTTGAACGTCTGTTTGTCGAATTTGCTGATCAGCTTTCCTCAACCGGCTCGCTTGTCGGGTCGTTTGATACGACCGAACGCCTGCTGTCCAAAGTCCTGCCCGAAGACCGTGTCAACGGCATCATGGAAGAGATTCGCGGCCCCGCCGGTCGCACCATGTGGGACAAGCTCAACAACGTGAACGAAGCCGTTCTCGCCAACTATCTGAAAAACGAATATCCGCAGACCGTTGGCGTGGTGCTCTCGAAACTAAAATCGTCCCACTCTGCTGCCGTTTTGTCGCTATTGCCGGAAAACTTCTCAATGGAGGTCATCATGCGTATGCTGCGCATGGAGGCCGTCCAGAAAGAGGTCCTCGACAATATCGAGAAAACCCTGCGTACAGAGTTCATGTCGAACCTTGCGCGCGGCTCGCGCGGCGACAACCACGAACTGATGGCTGATATCTTCAACAGCCTGGATCGCCAAAGCCAGGATCGCTTCCTCACCGCACTCGAGGAACGCAACCGCGACTCTGCGGAAAAGATCAAGGCACTCATGTTCACCTTCGAAGACCTGGCCCGTCTCGACAACAACGGTGTTCAGACGCTGCTGCGTCAGGTCGAAAAAGACAAACTCGCACTGGCCCTCAAAGGCTCGACCGATGCGATGCGCGACCTGTTCTTCAAAAACATGTCCGAACGTGCCGGCAAGATGATGCGCGAAGACATGGAGGCACTCGGCCCCGTCCGCCTGTCGGATGTCGAGGAATCCCAGATGATGATTGTCCAGCTCGCCAAGGAACTCGCCGCACAGGGACAGATCGTCATCTCCGAAGGTAGTGGTGAAGACGAAATGGTCTTCTGA